One genomic region from Streptomyces sp. Li-HN-5-11 encodes:
- a CDS encoding alpha/beta fold hydrolase, with protein sequence MPVLPGAEPFRHEGGEVGVLLCHGFTGSPQSLRPWARYLAERGLTVALPLLPGHGTRWEDLQITGWQDWYAEVDRELRALRERCAYVFVAGLSMGGALALRLAARHGDAVAGVVVVNPAGKVHGLSAYALPVARHLVRTTKGITSDIAKEGVVELGYDRVPLHAAHSLRTFFRRLDVELPQVTQPLLVLRSPQDHVVPPADAARILGRVSSLDVTEVLLEQSYHVATLDHDADRVFEESFAFIGRIAPSVGKEGTAAGG encoded by the coding sequence GTGCCGGTCCTCCCCGGAGCCGAGCCGTTCCGCCACGAGGGCGGGGAGGTAGGCGTCCTCCTCTGCCACGGCTTCACCGGCTCCCCCCAGTCGCTGCGCCCCTGGGCGCGGTACCTCGCCGAGCGCGGACTGACCGTCGCGCTCCCGTTGCTGCCCGGGCACGGCACACGCTGGGAGGACCTGCAGATCACCGGCTGGCAGGACTGGTACGCGGAGGTGGACCGCGAGCTGCGCGCCCTGCGCGAGCGCTGCGCGTACGTGTTCGTGGCCGGTCTGTCCATGGGCGGTGCCCTGGCGCTGCGGCTGGCCGCCCGGCACGGCGACGCGGTCGCCGGTGTCGTGGTCGTCAACCCGGCGGGCAAGGTGCACGGCCTGTCGGCGTACGCCCTGCCGGTGGCCCGCCACCTGGTCCGGACGACGAAGGGGATCACGAGCGACATCGCCAAGGAGGGCGTCGTCGAGCTGGGGTACGACCGGGTGCCGCTGCACGCCGCGCACTCGCTCAGGACCTTCTTCCGGCGCCTCGACGTCGAGCTGCCGCAGGTCACGCAGCCGCTGCTGGTCCTGCGCAGCCCGCAGGACCATGTGGTGCCGCCGGCCGACGCGGCCCGGATCCTCGGCCGGGTCTCCTCCCTCGACGTGACGGAGGTCCTGCTGGAACAGAGCTACCACGTCGCGACGTTGGACCACGACGCGGACCGGGTCTTCGAGGAGAGCTTCGCCTTCATCGGCCGGATCGCACCCAGTGTCGGCAAGGAAGGGACGGCCGCAGGTGGCTGA
- a CDS encoding glycoside hydrolase domain-containing protein encodes MSASRPPRPRPRPVRRAVRALTALSAAAALGAAPLPAARATSGDTKTVTYRGHTFTVPAGWPVVDLAAHPTACVRFDRHAVYLGTPGERQDCPARATGRAESLWVRPATTPAKSAVTENRTARIYRATADGIAVTAPYGGDREQIRRVLDSAGLPVAAARTEKPADAAAALTVPAVATTHRGRGFDACTAPSQTSMNAWKTASPYAAVGIYIGGVNRACDQAKLTASWVQTQYAKGWRFFPLYVGPQAATSSCGDACAAISEPSQQGRAAAEDAVAQAGALGLGKGTVIYNDLEGYERGGTVTRQVLDYLAAWTERLHELGYRSGAYGSVSSLAADLVANARTATLPDVLHFANWNDKDTTDDSALPAALWSAHQRIHQYTGNSRETYGSVTINIDRDQLDVGAAAP; translated from the coding sequence ATGTCCGCATCACGCCCACCCCGACCACGCCCCCGGCCCGTGCGGCGCGCCGTGCGCGCGCTCACCGCGCTGTCCGCCGCCGCGGCCCTCGGCGCCGCCCCGCTCCCCGCCGCCCGGGCGACGTCCGGCGACACCAAGACCGTGACCTACCGCGGTCACACGTTCACCGTCCCGGCCGGCTGGCCGGTCGTCGACCTCGCCGCGCATCCGACGGCCTGCGTCCGCTTCGACCGGCACGCCGTCTACCTCGGCACGCCGGGTGAGCGCCAGGACTGCCCGGCCCGTGCCACGGGCCGGGCCGAGTCCCTGTGGGTGCGGCCCGCCACCACCCCCGCCAAGAGCGCCGTGACCGAGAACCGCACGGCCCGGATCTACCGGGCGACCGCCGACGGGATCGCCGTGACGGCCCCCTACGGCGGCGACCGGGAGCAGATCCGGCGGGTCCTGGACAGCGCCGGACTGCCCGTCGCCGCCGCCCGCACCGAGAAACCGGCCGACGCCGCCGCCGCGCTCACCGTCCCCGCCGTCGCCACCACCCATCGGGGCAGGGGCTTCGACGCCTGCACCGCTCCGAGCCAGACGTCCATGAACGCCTGGAAGACCGCCTCGCCCTACGCGGCGGTCGGCATCTACATCGGCGGCGTCAACCGCGCCTGCGACCAGGCGAAGCTCACCGCCTCGTGGGTGCAGACGCAGTACGCGAAGGGCTGGCGCTTCTTCCCGCTCTACGTCGGCCCGCAGGCCGCCACGAGCAGCTGCGGGGACGCCTGCGCGGCCATCTCCGAACCGTCGCAGCAGGGCAGGGCCGCCGCCGAGGACGCGGTCGCGCAGGCCGGCGCCCTCGGCCTGGGCAAGGGCACCGTGATCTACAACGACCTGGAGGGCTACGAGCGAGGCGGCACCGTCACCAGACAGGTGCTCGACTACCTCGCGGCCTGGACCGAACGGCTGCACGAGCTCGGGTACCGCTCCGGCGCGTACGGCAGTGTCTCCTCCCTGGCCGCGGACCTCGTGGCGAACGCGAGGACGGCCACGCTGCCCGACGTACTCCACTTCGCCAACTGGAACGACAAGGACACCACCGACGACTCCGCCCTCCCGGCCGCGCTGTGGTCCGCGCACCAGCGCATCCACCAGTACACGGGCAACAGCAGGGAGACGTACGGCTCAGTGACCATCAACATCGACCGCGACCAGCTGGACGTCGGCGCCGCCGCTCCGTGA
- a CDS encoding class II 3-deoxy-7-phosphoheptulonate synthase, translating to MTVNAKPSESAGNTWRNLPAAQQPDYPDAEALRAVIADLESYPPLVFAGECDQLRARMAAVAKGEAFLLQGGDCAEAFDAVSADHIRNKLKTLLQMGAVLTYAASVPVVKVGRIAGQYSKPRSKPTETRDGVTLPTYRGDSVNGFEFTEAARVPDPERLKRMYHASASTLNLVRAFTTGGYADLRQVHAWNQDFVKSSPSGQRYEQLAREIDNALNFMRACGTDPEEFKTVEFYSSHEALLLDYESALTRVDSRTGQLYDVSAHMVWIGERTRQLDHAHIEFASKIRNPIGVKLGPSTTAEEALKYIERLDPDREPGRLTFIVRMGADKVRDKLPELVEKVSASGATVAWVTDPMHGNTFEAASGHKTRRFDDVLDEVKGFFEVHKSLGTHPGGIHVELTGDDVTECVGGGDEIFVDDLHQRYETACDPRLNRSQSLDLAFLVAEMYRDQ from the coding sequence GTGACCGTGAACGCTAAGCCCAGCGAGAGCGCTGGCAACACCTGGCGAAATCTGCCCGCGGCGCAGCAGCCCGACTACCCCGACGCCGAGGCTCTGCGCGCAGTGATCGCGGACCTCGAGTCGTATCCGCCGCTCGTCTTCGCGGGCGAGTGCGACCAGCTGCGCGCCCGGATGGCGGCCGTCGCCAAGGGAGAGGCGTTCCTCCTCCAGGGCGGCGACTGCGCCGAGGCGTTCGACGCGGTGTCCGCGGACCACATCCGCAACAAGCTCAAGACGCTGCTGCAGATGGGCGCCGTGCTGACGTACGCCGCCTCGGTGCCGGTCGTGAAGGTCGGCCGGATCGCCGGCCAGTACTCCAAGCCGCGCTCCAAGCCGACCGAGACCCGCGACGGGGTGACGCTGCCGACCTACCGGGGCGACTCCGTCAACGGCTTCGAGTTCACCGAGGCCGCCCGCGTCCCGGACCCCGAGCGGCTGAAGCGGATGTACCACGCCTCCGCCTCCACGCTGAACCTGGTGCGCGCCTTCACCACCGGCGGCTACGCCGACCTGCGGCAGGTGCACGCCTGGAACCAGGACTTCGTGAAGTCCTCCCCCTCCGGCCAGCGCTACGAGCAGCTCGCGCGGGAGATCGACAACGCGCTGAACTTCATGCGGGCCTGCGGCACCGACCCGGAGGAGTTCAAGACCGTCGAGTTCTACTCCTCGCACGAGGCGCTGCTGCTGGACTACGAGTCGGCGCTCACCCGCGTCGACTCGCGCACCGGGCAGTTGTACGACGTCTCGGCGCACATGGTGTGGATCGGTGAGCGCACTCGGCAGCTGGACCACGCGCACATCGAGTTCGCCTCGAAGATCCGCAACCCGATCGGCGTCAAGCTCGGTCCGAGCACGACGGCCGAGGAGGCGCTCAAGTACATCGAGCGCCTCGACCCGGACCGCGAGCCCGGCCGGCTGACCTTCATCGTCCGCATGGGCGCGGACAAGGTCCGCGACAAGCTGCCGGAGCTGGTGGAGAAGGTCAGCGCCTCCGGCGCGACCGTGGCCTGGGTGACCGACCCGATGCACGGCAACACCTTCGAGGCGGCCTCCGGGCACAAGACGCGCCGCTTCGACGACGTGCTCGACGAGGTCAAGGGCTTCTTCGAGGTCCACAAGTCGCTGGGCACCCACCCGGGCGGCATCCACGTGGAGCTGACCGGCGACGACGTCACCGAGTGCGTGGGCGGCGGCGACGAGATCTTCGTCGATGACCTGCACCAGCGCTACGAGACGGCCTGCGACCCGCGGCTCAACCGCAGCCAGTCGCTCGACCTGGCCTTCCTGGTGGCGGAGATGTACCGGGACCAGTGA
- a CDS encoding lysophospholipid acyltransferase family protein: MKVAIGGPLKLAFRPWVEGLENIPAKGAAILASNHLSFSDSFFLPAVLDRKVTFIAKAEYFTTPGVKGKLTAAFFKGVGQLPVDRSGARGAGEAAVRSGIEVLERGELFGIYPEGTRSPDGRLYRGKPGGLARVALATGAPVIPVAMIDTEKIQPPGKVVPKLMRPGIRIGKALDFSRYQGMEHDRFVLRAVTDEVMYEIMKLSGQEYVDMYATAAKRQIAEAAKAQKEAEKTEKAARAALAQAEKEQAEKEKNAE, encoded by the coding sequence ATGAAGGTCGCCATCGGGGGGCCGCTGAAGCTCGCCTTCAGGCCCTGGGTGGAGGGCCTGGAGAACATTCCGGCCAAGGGCGCCGCCATTCTGGCGAGCAATCACCTGTCGTTCTCGGACTCCTTCTTCCTGCCCGCGGTGCTCGACCGCAAGGTCACCTTCATCGCGAAGGCCGAGTACTTCACCACGCCCGGTGTGAAGGGCAAGCTGACCGCCGCGTTCTTCAAGGGCGTCGGCCAGCTCCCCGTGGACCGCTCCGGCGCGCGCGGCGCGGGCGAGGCGGCGGTGAGGAGCGGCATCGAGGTGCTGGAGCGCGGCGAGTTGTTCGGCATCTACCCGGAGGGCACCCGCTCGCCCGACGGGCGCCTCTACCGGGGCAAGCCGGGCGGCCTGGCCCGCGTGGCCCTGGCCACCGGGGCGCCCGTCATCCCGGTCGCCATGATCGACACGGAGAAGATCCAGCCGCCGGGGAAGGTCGTCCCCAAGCTGATGCGCCCGGGCATCCGCATCGGCAAGGCGCTCGACTTCAGCCGCTACCAGGGCATGGAGCACGACCGTTTCGTGCTGCGGGCGGTGACCGACGAGGTCATGTACGAGATCATGAAGCTCTCCGGCCAGGAGTACGTCGACATGTACGCGACCGCCGCCAAGCGGCAGATCGCCGAGGCGGCGAAGGCCCAGAAGGAGGCGGAGAAGACGGAGAAGGCCGCCAGGGCCGCGCTCGCGCAGGCGGAGAAGGAACAGGCCGAGAAGGAGAAGAACGCGGAGTAG
- the macS gene encoding MacS family sensor histidine kinase — MPRRERVVRMSVEQPLWRALAGYRVLTMFYAVGLFATAYDRYPRPGIAIAYYCVLCVWTLATLPRVANAASCTKRFLAVDLALALTGILLTLVADTHARIADGGPTLPSIWTAGSVLAFAIKGGWRWAAFASTLVAVANLVERGVPARDTVHNVILVWVASIAIGYVVEVARASERTLARALEIEAATRERERLARDIHDGVLQVLAMVQRRGAVLGGEAAELGRMAGEQEVALRTLVSGGLVPVSRVSQDAAEGAVVRVVEEETDASEPVDLRSLLAPYAGSRVSLAEPGAPVPLPPAVAREVAAAVGAALDNVREHAGEDARAWILVEDEPEAVVVTVRDDGPGIPEGRLAQAEGEGRLGVAQSIRGRLRDVGGTAELISVPGQGTEVELNVPKQAKRARRARGRAESR; from the coding sequence ATGCCCAGGCGCGAGCGCGTCGTGAGGATGTCGGTCGAGCAGCCGCTGTGGCGTGCGCTCGCCGGGTACCGGGTACTGACCATGTTCTACGCGGTGGGCCTGTTCGCCACCGCCTACGACCGCTACCCCCGCCCCGGGATCGCCATCGCGTACTACTGCGTGCTGTGCGTGTGGACCCTGGCCACCCTGCCCAGGGTCGCGAACGCCGCGAGCTGCACCAAGCGCTTCCTCGCCGTCGACCTCGCCCTCGCACTGACAGGCATCCTCCTCACGCTCGTCGCCGACACGCACGCGCGGATCGCCGACGGCGGCCCGACCCTGCCGTCGATCTGGACGGCCGGTTCCGTGCTCGCCTTCGCCATCAAGGGCGGCTGGCGCTGGGCGGCCTTCGCCTCGACGCTCGTCGCCGTCGCCAACCTGGTCGAGCGGGGCGTCCCGGCCCGCGACACCGTGCACAACGTGATCCTGGTCTGGGTCGCCTCCATCGCCATCGGCTACGTCGTCGAGGTCGCCCGCGCCTCCGAGCGCACCCTCGCCCGCGCCCTGGAGATCGAGGCGGCGACGAGGGAGCGGGAGCGGCTGGCGCGGGACATCCACGACGGTGTGCTCCAGGTGCTGGCCATGGTGCAGCGGCGCGGCGCGGTCCTCGGCGGGGAGGCGGCGGAGCTGGGCCGGATGGCGGGGGAGCAGGAGGTGGCGCTGCGCACCCTGGTCTCCGGCGGGCTGGTGCCCGTCTCCCGGGTGTCGCAGGACGCGGCCGAGGGCGCGGTCGTACGCGTCGTCGAGGAGGAAACGGACGCGTCGGAGCCGGTCGACCTGCGCTCCCTGCTCGCCCCGTACGCGGGCTCCCGCGTCAGCCTCGCCGAACCCGGCGCGCCGGTGCCGCTGCCGCCCGCGGTCGCCCGGGAGGTGGCCGCGGCCGTGGGGGCGGCGCTGGACAACGTCCGCGAGCACGCCGGCGAGGACGCGCGGGCCTGGATCCTGGTCGAGGACGAGCCGGAGGCGGTGGTCGTGACCGTGCGGGACGACGGGCCCGGCATCCCGGAGGGGCGGCTCGCCCAGGCCGAGGGCGAGGGCCGGCTCGGGGTGGCCCAGTCGATCAGGGGCCGGCTGCGCGACGTCGGCGGCACCGCCGAACTGATCTCGGTGCCGGGCCAGGGCACGGAGGTGGAGCTGAACGTACCGAAGCAGGCGAAGCGCGCGAGACGCGCACGGGGGAGGGCGGAGAGCCGATGA
- the bfr gene encoding bacterioferritin, with translation MQGDPEVIEFLNEQLTGELTAINQYFLHAKMQENLGWYKLARYTRRESFDEMKHAEVLTDRILFLEGLPNYQRLFHVRVGQTVKEMFEADRQIEVEAIDRLRRGIEVMRDKGDITSANIFEDILADEEHHIDYLDTQLELLDKLGEALYLAQLIEQPES, from the coding sequence ATGCAGGGCGATCCCGAGGTCATCGAATTCCTCAACGAGCAGCTCACCGGCGAGCTGACGGCGATCAACCAGTACTTCCTGCACGCGAAGATGCAGGAGAACCTCGGCTGGTACAAGCTCGCGCGGTACACGCGCCGCGAGTCGTTCGACGAGATGAAGCACGCCGAGGTACTCACGGACCGCATCCTGTTCCTCGAGGGCCTGCCCAACTACCAGCGGCTGTTCCATGTGCGGGTGGGGCAGACCGTCAAGGAGATGTTCGAGGCGGACCGGCAGATCGAGGTCGAGGCCATCGACCGGCTGCGGCGCGGCATCGAGGTCATGCGCGACAAGGGCGACATCACGTCCGCGAACATCTTCGAGGACATCCTCGCGGACGAGGAGCACCACATCGACTACCTGGACACCCAGCTGGAGCTGCTGGACAAGCTCGGCGAGGCGCTCTACCTCGCCCAGCTGATCGAGCAGCCGGAGAGCTGA
- a CDS encoding trp operon leader peptide, which yields MFAHSTQNQNWWWTASPAAR from the coding sequence ATGTTCGCGCACTCGACCCAGAACCAGAACTGGTGGTGGACCGCTTCTCCGGCGGCCCGCTGA
- a CDS encoding 6-phosphofructokinase: protein MRVGVLTGGGDCPGLNAVIRGIVRKGVQEYGYDFVGFRDGWRGPLENDTVRLDIPAVRGILPRGGTILGSSRTNPLKLDNGIRRIKENLAKQEVEALVAIGGEDTLGVAARLSDEYGVPCVGVPKTIDNDLSATDYTFGFDTAVGIATEAIDRLHTTAESHMRVLVCEVMGRHAGWIALHSGLAGGANVILIPEQRFDVDQVCAWITSRFRASYAPIVVVAEGAMPKDGDLVLKDQSLDSFGHVRLSGIGEWLAKEIEKRTGKEARTTVLGHIQRGGTPSAFDRWLATRFGLHAVDCVRDGDFGRMVALRGTDIVRVPISEATARLKTVDPKLYEEAGVFFG from the coding sequence ATGCGGGTCGGAGTACTGACCGGAGGCGGCGACTGCCCCGGGCTCAACGCCGTCATCCGGGGCATCGTCCGCAAGGGCGTACAGGAGTACGGCTATGACTTCGTCGGCTTCCGGGACGGCTGGCGGGGTCCCCTGGAGAACGACACCGTCCGTCTCGACATCCCCGCGGTGCGCGGCATCCTGCCCCGCGGCGGCACCATCCTCGGTTCCTCGCGCACCAATCCGCTCAAGCTAGACAACGGCATCCGGCGCATCAAGGAGAACCTCGCCAAGCAGGAGGTCGAGGCGCTCGTCGCGATCGGCGGCGAGGACACCCTCGGGGTGGCCGCCCGGCTGTCCGACGAGTACGGCGTGCCCTGTGTCGGCGTGCCCAAGACCATCGACAACGACCTGTCCGCCACCGACTACACCTTCGGCTTCGACACCGCCGTCGGCATCGCCACCGAGGCGATCGACCGCCTGCACACCACCGCCGAGTCCCACATGCGGGTCCTGGTCTGCGAGGTGATGGGCCGTCACGCCGGCTGGATCGCCCTCCACTCCGGCCTCGCGGGCGGCGCCAACGTCATCCTCATCCCCGAGCAGCGCTTCGACGTCGACCAGGTGTGCGCCTGGATCACCTCCCGCTTCAGGGCGTCGTACGCCCCGATCGTGGTCGTCGCCGAGGGCGCCATGCCCAAGGACGGCGACCTGGTCCTGAAGGACCAGTCGCTGGACTCCTTCGGGCATGTGCGGCTGTCCGGCATCGGCGAGTGGCTGGCCAAGGAGATCGAGAAGCGCACCGGCAAGGAGGCCCGCACCACGGTGCTGGGCCACATCCAGCGTGGCGGCACGCCCAGCGCCTTCGACCGCTGGCTCGCCACCCGCTTCGGGCTGCACGCCGTCGACTGCGTCCGCGACGGCGACTTCGGCAGGATGGTCGCCCTGCGCGGCACCGACATCGTGCGCGTGCCGATCTCCGAGGCCACCGCCAGGCTGAAGACCGTCGACCCGAAGCTCTACGAGGAGGCCGGCGTCTTCTTCGGCTAG
- a CDS encoding anthranilate synthase family protein: MDLAQLPHDDRPFALLRRRTPGHDQDLVELLVGPVTTRARLADLPDEGLALVPFRQIRERGFDVRDDGTPLVVLTPEESREIPLAEALQELPRHDVRVEGGGFDVGDEEYASIVGRVLREEIGRGEGANFVIRRTYQGEIPGFSRGDALALFRRLLEGERGAYWTFVVHTGDRTLVGASPEVHVRMSGGTVVMNPISGTYRYPAEGPTPEHLLGFLADGKEIEELSMVVDEELKMMCTVGDMGGTVVGPRLREMAHLAHTEYELRGRSSLDVREVLKETMFAATVTGSPVQNACRVIERHEAGGRGYYAGALALLGRDSGGAQTLDSPILIRTADIDAAGRLRVPVGATLVRGSDPAGEVAETHAKAAGVLAALGVLQRRPREEFVRPRLADDPRVRAALDGRRASLAPFWLRMQEQTEELAGHALVVDAEDTFTAMLAHVLRSAGLEVTVRRYDEPGLPGAALAHEGPLVLGPGPGDPSDLTDPKMRLLRALTAEVVREHPHGVLGVCLGHELIAAELGLDIVRKQVPYQGAQTVIDLFGRPETVGFYNSFVATCDEEAARELAAHGVEVSRAENGEVHALRGPGFAGVQFHPESVLTLNGAAVVRELIGRLHGASRTSTG; the protein is encoded by the coding sequence ATGGACCTGGCACAACTCCCCCACGACGACCGCCCGTTCGCCTTGCTGCGCCGCCGCACACCCGGCCACGACCAGGACCTGGTCGAGTTGCTCGTGGGCCCGGTGACGACCCGCGCCCGCCTCGCCGACCTGCCCGACGAGGGCCTCGCCCTGGTCCCCTTCCGGCAGATCCGCGAGCGCGGCTTCGACGTGCGCGACGACGGCACCCCGCTGGTGGTGCTCACGCCCGAGGAGTCCCGCGAGATCCCGCTCGCCGAAGCGCTCCAAGAGCTGCCCCGCCATGACGTGCGGGTCGAGGGCGGCGGCTTCGACGTCGGCGACGAGGAGTACGCCTCGATCGTCGGGCGGGTGCTGCGCGAGGAGATCGGGCGGGGCGAGGGCGCCAACTTCGTGATCCGGCGGACCTACCAGGGCGAGATCCCCGGGTTCTCCAGAGGGGACGCCCTCGCGCTCTTCCGGCGGCTGCTGGAGGGCGAGCGGGGAGCGTACTGGACGTTCGTCGTGCACACCGGCGACCGGACTCTGGTGGGGGCCAGTCCGGAGGTGCACGTCCGCATGAGCGGGGGCACCGTCGTCATGAACCCGATCAGCGGAACGTACCGCTATCCGGCCGAGGGGCCGACGCCCGAGCACCTGCTGGGCTTCCTCGCCGACGGCAAGGAGATCGAGGAGCTGTCGATGGTCGTCGACGAGGAGCTCAAGATGATGTGCACCGTCGGCGACATGGGCGGGACGGTCGTCGGGCCGCGTCTGAGGGAGATGGCGCATCTCGCGCACACCGAGTACGAGCTGCGCGGCCGGTCGTCCCTCGACGTACGCGAGGTGCTGAAGGAGACCATGTTCGCGGCGACGGTCACCGGTTCGCCGGTGCAGAACGCGTGCCGGGTCATCGAGCGGCACGAGGCCGGCGGGCGCGGCTACTACGCCGGCGCCCTGGCGCTCCTGGGCCGCGACTCGGGCGGCGCCCAGACCCTGGACTCCCCCATCCTCATCCGCACCGCCGACATCGACGCGGCCGGCCGGCTGCGGGTCCCGGTCGGCGCCACCCTGGTGCGCGGCTCGGACCCGGCGGGCGAGGTCGCCGAGACGCACGCCAAGGCGGCGGGGGTCCTGGCCGCCCTGGGCGTCCTTCAGCGGCGCCCGCGCGAAGAGTTCGTACGGCCCCGGCTCGCCGACGACCCGCGGGTGCGGGCCGCGCTGGACGGGCGGCGGGCCTCACTGGCGCCGTTCTGGCTGCGGATGCAGGAGCAGACGGAGGAGCTGGCCGGGCATGCGCTGGTCGTCGACGCGGAGGACACCTTCACCGCGATGCTCGCGCACGTGCTGCGTTCGGCCGGCCTGGAGGTCACCGTCCGGCGGTACGACGAGCCTGGGTTGCCAGGCGCCGCCCTGGCGCACGAGGGTCCCCTCGTGCTCGGCCCCGGCCCCGGCGACCCCTCCGACCTCACCGATCCCAAGATGCGGCTGCTGCGCGCACTGACCGCCGAGGTGGTCCGGGAGCACCCGCACGGCGTCCTGGGCGTCTGCCTCGGGCACGAGCTGATCGCGGCCGAGCTGGGGCTGGACATCGTCCGCAAGCAGGTGCCGTACCAGGGCGCGCAGACGGTGATCGACCTGTTCGGGCGGCCGGAGACCGTCGGCTTCTACAACAGCTTCGTGGCGACGTGCGACGAGGAGGCGGCCAGGGAGCTGGCCGCGCACGGGGTGGAGGTGAGCCGGGCGGAGAACGGGGAGGTGCATGCCCTGCGGGGCCCCGGTTTCGCCGGGGTCCAGTTCCACCCGGAGTCGGTCCTCACCCTGAACGGGGCGGCCGTCGTGCGGGAGCTGATCGGCCGCCTGCACGGGGCGAGCAGGACCAGCACGGGCTGA
- a CDS encoding response regulator transcription factor, which yields MSAADGPAGPIRVMVVDDHPMWRDAVARDLAESGFEVVATAGDGEQAVRRAKAAAPDVLVLDLNLPVKPGVQVCKELVAANPALRVLVLSASGEHADVLEAVKSGATGYLLKSASTGELLEAVRRTAVGDPVFTPGLAGLVLGEYRRLAAEPAPAPGAGDGEPKAPRLTERETEVLRLVAKGLSYKQIAERLVISHRTVQNHVQNTLGKLQLHNRVELVRYAIERGLDGE from the coding sequence ATGAGCGCAGCCGACGGGCCGGCCGGGCCGATCAGGGTCATGGTGGTCGACGACCATCCGATGTGGCGCGACGCGGTCGCGCGCGACCTGGCCGAGTCCGGCTTCGAGGTGGTCGCCACCGCGGGCGACGGCGAGCAGGCGGTGCGCCGCGCCAAGGCGGCCGCGCCCGACGTGCTCGTCCTCGACCTGAACCTGCCCGTGAAGCCCGGCGTCCAGGTCTGCAAGGAACTCGTCGCCGCCAATCCGGCGTTGCGCGTGCTCGTGCTGTCCGCGAGCGGAGAGCACGCCGACGTCCTGGAGGCCGTGAAGTCGGGTGCGACGGGCTATCTGCTGAAGTCGGCCTCGACCGGGGAACTGCTGGAGGCGGTGCGCCGCACGGCCGTCGGGGACCCGGTGTTCACGCCGGGGCTGGCGGGTCTGGTCCTCGGCGAGTACCGGCGCCTGGCCGCCGAGCCCGCACCCGCACCCGGCGCGGGCGACGGCGAGCCGAAGGCCCCCCGGCTCACCGAGCGCGAGACCGAGGTGCTGCGCCTGGTCGCCAAGGGCCTGAGCTACAAGCAGATCGCCGAACGCCTGGTCATCTCCCACCGCACGGTCCAGAACCACGTGCAGAACACCCTCGGCAAGCTCCAGTTGCACAACCGGGTGGAGCTGGTGCGGTACGCCATAGAGCGCGGACTCGACGGTGAGTGA
- a CDS encoding (2Fe-2S)-binding protein: MNRVYVCSCFGITEQQVKQHAEDGACTPRQIASACKAGTDCGSCVRRIQAVLGRGASPRREPADQVRGVRPVLCGLDEAA, encoded by the coding sequence GTGAACCGCGTGTACGTCTGCAGCTGCTTCGGCATCACCGAACAGCAGGTGAAGCAGCATGCCGAGGACGGTGCCTGCACCCCCCGCCAGATCGCCTCGGCCTGCAAGGCGGGCACGGACTGCGGTTCCTGCGTCCGCCGGATCCAGGCCGTCCTCGGCCGCGGCGCGTCCCCGCGGCGCGAACCGGCCGACCAGGTTCGGGGCGTCCGGCCGGTCCTCTGCGGGCTCGACGAGGCCGCTTGA